A window of Gossypium hirsutum isolate 1008001.06 chromosome D13, Gossypium_hirsutum_v2.1, whole genome shotgun sequence genomic DNA:
ATAATATAAACGTGCAGGTGACTACACCGTTGCTTTTCAAGCTCATCCCAGCTGTTGTTCATCTTGGCGTGCTCTTGCGATGGTTCCCCCCTGATAGTCAGAGCGAGGTAATCTTGCAATTCTTTAAACTTTTATCCGAATTCTTGCTGGAACATGTATTTTGAGGTTTACGTGATTTCTCCTCTCAGATGGGTTTTAAAGGAGATAGTCTCCGCTCAGACAGTGGTAAGCAAAGTAATAGTCTCCGCTCAGACAGCGGTAAGCAAAGTAATAGTCTCCGCTCAGACAGTGCGAAACGTATCACATTGCTGGTCCAAGGCTCTCATGATTcatgatattaatatataaaaaaccgAATCAGAAAGCAAAGCAAATGCAAAGATTCAGCATTCACATGATGGGGTTCTTATACTGTGGAGGACATGCATAAAATGTGCACAAAGAAGTGAACAAAAACAGGTTCTTTACTTCTTTTCTATTGCAAAGCTCTTCATATGTTTTTTTGCCCATTTACAATGACAATTTCTGACAAGTCAAAGCCTGTTCAAAAAAGATTGTCAGCCCCGACATATGAACAGCAATATATATGATGTCCCCCTCAGCCTACACATTATAAAATATCGGTTTCAGGGTCATCACACTAAAAACTTTGACAGATGACCTATTGTAAAATAGCTTCCATTTTGTGATGTAATTCATTTCAATCTTTTTCATGTCCCACGCTCCCACCTTTCATTGattgatttatttgtttttatctCATCTTTGgtttttcttaattattattattttgaaaattttatgttgtgaaataaaattttgtttggtATGTTGAGTTCTTTGACGAGGTTTGTAACAGTGTTGACAGAAAGGAGGCCCAATGTTAGATAATAAagaattgtgaaattttaacaaaacgtgattctttcttttcttttattgaattatgaaaatgttttatctttgtgtttttttctttttttttggataaGTAAGTTGTATTATCTAATGAGAAGATTACAGCTACATCCAACAATTCACAATAAACTGTACACTAAGAACCTATACAAAGCCAAGAAACACAATAGATTACAGCAACCAAAACCAGAAACCTAACCTATACATTTCTCAAACTCTATTGCAAACATAATCGGTTATTGTCGTCCAAAAAACGAGGTTTTGAGCCAATACAATAAATAAGAACTGCTTATTTATGTCATGATATGAGATGAAAATTAGGAATCGATTTATGTAATACAGTTAATCCCCTAAGTTATTGAGCAGCGGTGTAGCAGTAAGTCTTTTTTAGGAGGAAGAAGTTTTTTTCAAGGATTCTATATAAATTTCTATATGATATGAAACTGAGCTAGTTACCTTTCAGAAAAATCTAACAGACGACAGCCTCGAAATGTCTATGCTTTATTTTTCTGGATGTGGGAGAAAAGATAAaacttattattaatttaatccaaattagAGTTTGAAACTCATGTAATTAACCCCTTTTGGTTAACCCGAGACAAATCGATAGATCTAtgagaaaattcattcaattGGATATATGGTAGGGTAAAAAAATGGGACACCAAAAGAATTGACTGCTGAGCCGTATGAGATAGGAAACTCTCAAGTACGATTCTAAGGGAAGGAATTGAACCGCCTATTTCAACCGGGGAGAACAGGCCATTCGATAGGGGGATTTTGAAATAGTGGAGGCTTGGTTCGAGCAAGCCGCTGAGTATTGGAAACAGGCTATAACGGTTACTCCTGGTAATTATATTGAAGCGCAGAATTGGTTAAAGATCACGCGGCGTTTCGAATAAGAACAAGAGCTctctgtttatttattattattttagttttaggaTTCGAAATTCGAAATAGAAATTAGAGAATTCTATTAAAATCTATTCTTATtctatttaatttctattaaatccattaatttaatatttaatttaattaaataaattacggtaccatttaaattattaaattcgaTTTTCTagtcaatttaaatatttaaatagtaaaaaatattaatttaattagaattgTTAATTGTGTAATGATTTGGTTTTGTTGGACCCATGGGTCAAATAAAACAGAGCATTTCTCTTTTTGGGAAAAACCAATCTGAATCAGTGGGACATTTACCACTAAGACGAAGGCGCACAACATCTTTAACTTTTTTCAACAAAACTTCAagtagaaaaattttcaaaaagctTGTTATTCCTTTCACGCCAAATAAAGAACACAATTGTATTCTATCCAAGCTTGAGCGTGTAGACAAAGAATGACTTATCTTTCAAACAAGAAATTATCCAGTTAAATTCTTGAAGTCACATACCAACAGACCTCCTGATACCATAAAAACCAGAACAAGTTGCCACAAACCTTGAGAGTGGAAACATAAcagacaacaacaacaacaacaaaaaaaaaaaaaaaaactataccaTAATTAAGCAATTTGTGATGAGTGGAAAGTCTGTTTAAGATAGCCAACCAAGCAATTGTTGAGGGTTTAGGCACATAGAGAGGGAACCAAAGGAACTTATGCCAAGAGACCTTAACAGCTTTAAGGACTTTCCAAAGTTTATGAGTCACACAATTGTCCCAATCGGAAAGTTTCTCGAAGAACTAACAACAACATCCTTAAGCCACAAAAATCTCCTCCAATTCCAGCTACTAGCTGAGTTGGCAGCAGTTATCTCGTACTTTGACTTtggtataaaatgaaaatttgattcctgatataagttttaaaaatcgGGTAGAAAGGAGAAAAATGACGTAATTTACAAAGAATTCACTAAATTTTACACCTACATACCATACTTAACGCATAAAAAAAGCTAtgcaaataattaaaataataacaaaaggcGACAAAAGTTtctgtattttaaaaataataattaggtcCTTCggtaaaaaaaaatgttaaaagacATCAATTAGATTTTTAAAGTCAATTTTACatctatttaattaaaaaatattttttaaaggaatAGTAATATGAAAGTGTTTTTATCTTagcttaatatttcttttaacttttgtacttgtattatctttttattactttaaatctttatactcttttttttttataaaaaagaaactaaagaTAAATTACATCAAATAATCCATTTCCCCAAATAGGGATATTTAAAAAATCTATagtcattcactatctaaatgaACCAATTTGACCAGTCTATCAGTTTCTAGATTCTCTTCTCTAGAGATATGATAGATATTCCACTGTTGAAACCGAGAAAACCGCTGAAGAATTCTCCTCATCAGAGCAGAGTTAGTCCTCCTGTGAGCCTCTCATTTCTGGCATTAACCACTTTGACTATCTGTCCGAATCAGCACATTATTATGGCGTCGGTCAATGAAGATATCTAAGCCATTTAAGATGTCACACAATTCAACGTCAGAACAACTCCCCAAGAATCTACTAAAGCTACAAATCTAATTCTCAACATGATCTCACACAATTCCTCCTACAGAAACAAAATCATCCTCAAGTCTTACAAAACCATCGATATTCAAATAGACccaattttcatttaaattagaAAACAAAGTTGAATCTTAAAATGATCACGATGGGCCTCTGACAATCATCATAAACTATTTGGCCCAGCTAAAAGAGACCTTAATCTTTATACCGTATAATCCATTACTCCGATTCAATTTTCcaatcataaatattttattacatccctcaaaattcaattttttaataaaatttttgtaaatattttttttttacccACAAAAACTAATATATGATAATCATGTTTACCAAAgtccctttttttcttctttaaaaccaataatatccaaacacTGTTTGAAGCGAATCTTCCACGTGTCAACTCCAGGAACTCCCATGACCCTAAGAAAACGTAAAATGATGCTATTTGCACTACATTAAGCGAGCGACTTCCAATTGCTTCGGGCTTTTATAATATCGTGTATCGTCACGGTGAAATCTCCGCCCTTCAAGTCTTCACAGCTAAAAGATGCCGGCCGGAGAACTCCGGTATCCTTCTTCGATCTCTTGTCCACAGATTTCTCAAGCAACGGAAACCCCCATGGAGGAAGACGAGGCGTGGGTGTGGGCGCAGATTAAAGCCGAGGCACGCCGCGACGCCGAGTTGGAGCCGGCTCTAGCTAGCTACCTCTACTCCACGATCCTATCTCACTCCTCTCTCGAGCGCTCCCTCGCCTTCCACCTCGGCAACAAGCTCTGCTCCTCCACGCTCCTCTCTACGCTTCTCTACGACCTTTTCCTCAACACTTTCTCTTCCGATCCTTCGCTTCGAGCCGCCGCCGTCGCCGATCTCCGTGCGGCTCGCGTTAGGGATCCCGCTTGCGTTTCCTTCTCTCATTGCCTACTTAATTATAAAGGATTCTTGGCATGCCAGGTAAATAATTTCTCAATTTTGAATTTCCTCTTATTAATTCAAATTTCGCGAAAGGAATTTTAagctttatttagttatttatctGTTCTCATTTTTAAGTTTTGTACGCCattaattaaaattcttttacacgtttaattttagattaatgaACAGGAAAACTGATTTTCTTGTTGCTAATTGAATGTTGTAAATGGAATTTGTGTAAAGCATTGTTTGTTGTTCATAAGAGTAAAAAATTGATGATCATTGGATTTTCCTTCTAATAATATCTAGAAATTTTGTGTTATTATAGGCTCATCGAGTTGCACACAAGTTGTGGACTCAGTCACGTAGGCCGCTAGCATTGGCATTACATTCTCGAATCTCCGATGTTTTCGCCGTTGATATACATCCGGCAGCAAAGATCGGGAAAGGCATCTTGTTAGATCATGCCACCGGTGTGGTGATCGGAGAAACCGCGGTTGTTGGCAACAACGTGTCAATTTTGCATCACGTTACCCTCGGTGGGACTGGGAAGGCATGTGGAGATCGGCATCCGAAGATTGGTGATGGAGTTTTAATCGGAGCCGGTGCAACCATATTAGGGAATGTGAAGATTGGGGAAGGAGCAAAAATCGGGGCAGGGTCAGTAGTGCTGATCGATGTGCCACCTCGGACCACGGCTGTAGGCAACCCTGCAAGGCTCGTCGGAGGGAAGGAGAAACCGTCAAGGCATGAGGAATGCCCCGGAGAGTCCATGGATCACACTTCATTCATCTCTGAATGGTCAGATTATATCATTTGATTCAGTTTTCTTTGTTATTAGGATTCTATAGTCTAAACCTGTTCTGTTTTTGCATGCTATATGTTGTTGAAGCCTGTTAAAAATTGTAGTCTCTTTCTATCTTTTACTTAGCCCTATGAGTATATTCAACTGTTTTTCTCGTATCTCTATACTCGTGCTCGAAAATTATATCGAATAAAGGTGTTAGACATAGGTGATTGCTGTTGCCTGGATGCTGATATCTATATCTTTTTGTTGTTTATTAACTGAACTAGATGCTGGTTGCAGTATCTTTTTCCTACTTGTTTATTAACTTAGTACCCTCATATTTATAGTTTTTCAAGTGGGTTTTTATTCTAATTGAGTACTCAAAagattagtatttttttaatcaagTTCGTCCATCGGTTTAGCTTAGGCCTTAAATGTGATTTAAAGTGTATTAAAAACACATTAATCAAACTGTAAACAAGTGTATACCTATTGTATGGAGAGGCATGAGATTCAAGTTAACTATGGGTAAAAGTACGATGACTCTCCTTGTACTAAGGGTCAGAttgtattttctcttttttacTCCAAAAATGGGCAATTCAGTCCCTaaacattagattaaagagcaaactagtcTTTTTAATAGAGGTTTCatatatttttactgttaaaaactagtccATGTAAGTCAGAATAAGGTATATGTGACACACAACatatatttatctaattattttgtCAGTCACCAGGGGCGAAaccagaaattttttttaaggggccaaaattaaattatgatttttacaataataaaattgaattttaccAGTTCAATagcttgtatttttttataatttttaaaagattaaatcaaatttttatatatttttatttttatttttataattcttagGTCACTGGTTTGAATCGGATGATTTTTCCATTTAgtagtttaaaattttgttcatgAAAAAAGGTTATATTTTTAGCGAAAgtgaaaatgtaattttatctttaaattttaaaagatttaaaggaaaaatgaaattattttaagGGGTTGAGGTCATGTCAACCCTCTAATTAACTAAGTGTCAGTTCTTTATTGCTTAAAAAAAACACTTCTGActccaaaagtacttttgaaaaaaaaGTTGTGAAAAACAAGCTGATTTTGACTGAAATTTTTAGCTTGTCATCTGAAAAGGAGTTGgaaaggagaagctaaaaattttagtttttcctctcccaaaagcacttttggtgcttaattactttttcacccctctaataacatagtatttttttcttggtgcttaataacaattgtgttaaaattattaattaaaaataatttttttaaaaatactaattacaaatatttaatggttatatttaaatatttaaaatatagtttatatattctaattaaattttataaataattaatatttattgcttaaaaatatttagaatttatatttcatatattaaaatattaacaagttataataaaaatttttatattcttactaaaatataataatattaactaatttaaatattatttaaatacatatttattacttgataataacatgtctaaaatgaattttttatttctcaaaagtactttttgacagcaatactaaACACTAAACacttaattttaaatcaaattttttaaaagcacttttcaaaagtacttttcccatgtacttttcaaaaacaatgaAGTTTAAAAGCAATAAAGAACTTGACCTAATTAGTTAAGAGTGAGATGAAGAACTTGCCGTTAAGAGTGACATTAGAGAAACATTGGCGAAGTTATCCTTTTGGAGTTGACAACCATTTCTTTCTGTCTACTCTGTGTCTCGAACAATGGTGCTCTGAAGGTAGATATTTTGCATTAAAACAGCCCAGCTGAAGCGGTGAAAACAAACATGATGCCAAATTTGGCCGATTGATTTGTTGTTTTAACTTTTATGCCATTACAAGATGGCGATTATTTTTTACGGCAATGAAACTATGACCTGGATATGaatttcaatccattttttgtttttttttaagaattaaatcttataattttatagatttagacaccaattttaatttattttttacaagaatttTTGTAGGCTTTTATCTAATTCACGTTAAACGTTCAACTGTTATAACCAAATGTCACTCTACAATGTTTCACAACGCTTTAGTAAAATTTAGTCtagaaatttgtttaattttttaattttgttaaaatatcaaaaaataatattattaaaatttgctGTTAAATTATAGatatgaaaaataacaaaaaaaattaattattcagtttttataaaacactaaaaatgCGTAGAAAAAATTatagtgttaaatttaatttttaatatttatatattttttatcaatttaatctttcaaaaattGAAATCCTTAACAGGTATAGTAACTGCGTTGTATATTTTAGCTAACATAAcataatttgattttataaataatttaaaactgtaaaatatttaaaaaataaacatgttttaatgttttagtaaaaaaatttataattctatttttttaagaaGTTAAAAAATtcgattatttttaaaatgttgaaaagaaaTTTACCTGCAAAAGAAGATCTAAACCGCAAACTTGAGGGAGACGCTGTCGTTTTGGTGGTATACCGTTTGATAAATATCATAAACACACAAGGCCCTGCAAGCAAATCAATAATGGCGTCATTGGTATCGCTTCAAAACAGTGGAAATTCCATAAGCTTCTCTTCCCACTTGAAGTCTTCAATCACCACCAACCACTCTTTCCCTCTCAACAACAACAAACTAAAGCTCAGTTTCTCTCAAGACCCAAACAAGCTTAGCTCTCTATGCACCTACGCCGCCTCCGATAACACCAAAACGAACAACTCCACCAGGGTGTACCGCCGCCATGGTTCCAACACTCACCACCGCCTGGCCACAAAAAACCGGCCTAACCCCCGGAAGCTCAACACTGAAAATCGAAACGAAAACCACCAATCTCCTGAAAACCTAACATTCCAAAGCGTTGATGTGGATTTGATCAAGCTATGCCAAGAAGGTAAGGTGAAAGAAGCTTTAGATTGTATGGGTCAAGGCGTTTCAGCGGATTATAATGATTTCGGGGCGTTATTGGATGCTTGTGCGGACACGAATTCGCTTGAATTGTCCAAAAGAGTTAATGATTTGTTGAGAAGGTTGAAGTTCGCGGGTGATATCGATTTGAACAATAAATTGATAGGTGTTTATGGGAAATGCGCTAGTATGAGAGATGCTCGTAGGGTGTTTGATAAAATGCGTGAGCGGAATTTGACCTCTTGGAAGTTGATGATTAATGGCTACGCGGTGAATGGGAATGGAGCTGATGGGTTGTTGTTGTTTGAAGAAATGAGAAACGGTGGATTTCAGCCGGATAACGAGACTTTTCTGGCTGTTTTATCGGCTTGTGCAAGTGCAGGCGATGTTGAGGAGGGAGTAAAGTACTTtgaattgatgaaaaatgaatatagTATTGCTCTGGGGATTGAACATTATATAGGGGTTATTAGTGTTTTCGGGGAAGCTGGGCATTTGAATGAGGCTGTGGAGTTTATTGAGAATATGCCGATTGAGCCGACAATTGAGATTTGGCAGGCAATTCGGGGCTTTGCACGAATTCATGGAGATATAGACCTTGAAGATCATGTCGATGAGTTGTTGCTTGAATTTGATCCTTCGATAAGCAGTGAGAACGAACTCCGAGTTCCTACGAAGAAGAAACATTCTACAATTAACATGATTGAGGAGAAGAACAGAGTGAGTGATTATAAGTGTATAAACCCTTTCAAGGgagaaggaaatgagaagtttaAAGGCTTGAATGGGCAAATGAGGGAAGCCGGATACGTGCCGGATACAAGGTATGTGCTTCATGACATTGATCAAGAGGCAAAAGAGCAAGCCTTGCAATACCATAGCGAGCGATTAGCGATCGCTTATGGTCTTATTAGCACTCCAGCAAGGACACCTCTTAGGATCATTAAGAACTTGAGAATTTGCGGAGATTGCCACAATGCGATCAAAATCATGTCCAAGATTGTTGGAAGAGAGTTGATTGTAAGGGACAACAAAAGGTTTCATCATTTCAAGGATGGCAAATGCTCTTGTGGAGATTACTGGTAAAGCTGTAGGAAACCTGGCCTTGATTTTGTACTTATTGTTAATCGCTTGCATCAAGACATTGTGGAATGCTTGTATTGAAATCTAAACATCCATTCAATGAAATTTAAATCCAATAGCAACCTTTGAGTCATTGAAATGTTTGTTCACGTCAAACAAGTTTTTGCTTCTGAACATTCAAGATCGCAATGATGAAAAAGAGCATTTGTTTCTTTTGCAAATATATCATTAAGAACTTAGGTCCTCAGTATTATACAcgcacatgcatgcatgcatgcatacatatatacatacatggcGTTTGCTTTAGTAAACTGACACATGAACAGGGCTCTGATATATATTTCTCAATCCATCAAAACCTAGGTCCTCAGTACTATTATAGGTAGCCATATATGAATCATCAATGCATGTTGAACCTAGATTGGCTAGCATACAaatatgcatacatacatatatacatacatcatACATGGCATTTACTTCAGTAAACTGAGACCAGAAAAGGTCACTCATATTAATTTCTCAATCCTTCAAAATCTAG
This region includes:
- the LOC107932018 gene encoding serine acetyltransferase 5, whose amino-acid sequence is MPAGELRYPSSISCPQISQATETPMEEDEAWVWAQIKAEARRDAELEPALASYLYSTILSHSSLERSLAFHLGNKLCSSTLLSTLLYDLFLNTFSSDPSLRAAAVADLRAARVRDPACVSFSHCLLNYKGFLACQAHRVAHKLWTQSRRPLALALHSRISDVFAVDIHPAAKIGKGILLDHATGVVIGETAVVGNNVSILHHVTLGGTGKACGDRHPKIGDGVLIGAGATILGNVKIGEGAKIGAGSVVLIDVPPRTTAVGNPARLVGGKEKPSRHEECPGESMDHTSFISEWSDYII
- the LOC107932078 gene encoding pentatricopeptide repeat-containing protein At2g15690, mitochondrial, which gives rise to MASLVSLQNSGNSISFSSHLKSSITTNHSFPLNNNKLKLSFSQDPNKLSSLCTYAASDNTKTNNSTRVYRRHGSNTHHRLATKNRPNPRKLNTENRNENHQSPENLTFQSVDVDLIKLCQEGKVKEALDCMGQGVSADYNDFGALLDACADTNSLELSKRVNDLLRRLKFAGDIDLNNKLIGVYGKCASMRDARRVFDKMRERNLTSWKLMINGYAVNGNGADGLLLFEEMRNGGFQPDNETFLAVLSACASAGDVEEGVKYFELMKNEYSIALGIEHYIGVISVFGEAGHLNEAVEFIENMPIEPTIEIWQAIRGFARIHGDIDLEDHVDELLLEFDPSISSENELRVPTKKKHSTINMIEEKNRVSDYKCINPFKGEGNEKFKGLNGQMREAGYVPDTRYVLHDIDQEAKEQALQYHSERLAIAYGLISTPARTPLRIIKNLRICGDCHNAIKIMSKIVGRELIVRDNKRFHHFKDGKCSCGDYW